One part of the Rothia sp. ZJ932 genome encodes these proteins:
- a CDS encoding dynamin family protein: MENNNQKHNAHESEPTRLDLPLNDESQDQLTEVISSLELASDLSQSWAVEHSAAAPVDESVAEDLRQVRTATVVVKDLSFPLETTDAPGYRTQLRKTATQLDDYVLPKLASVDSPLTVVIGGSTGAGKSTLVNTLIGKPVTRSGAIRPTTRQPVLLHRPEDAAAYAPERILPHLVRVHAENGRLPGADPHTGVDQLIMMPEEEIPAGIALIDAPDIDSVSEDNRRLAKQLLSAADLWLFVTTANRYADAVPWELLNEAATRDITVAVVLNRVPEGGEDEIEEDLRRMLADAGIEAAFLMTVIEQERDEQGLISPASVVPLIYWLRELGADSAQRSQIARKTLEGALRSIAAQTRSLQKGQSAQYATAQHLRTTVGRAYEDAYANIHAATQDGSLLRGEVLSRWQDFVGTGEFFRSLETSIGRLRDRIAGFFNGQPTQAAPVEEALEVGLHAIILEEAAKAAETSQRRWLDEPAGRALLAGDDLGQLHEGFSGEVAESIRAWQQDIMDLIQREGADKRQKARFMSLGLNATAVVLMVAVFSMTGGLTGLEVGIAGGSGVVGQKLLEAIFGEDAVRRMTKAARESLEARIREVLSTHQQRFDARLDAVDLGPEPAVVEQAAGSLEIVSDSMTAGGTRG, from the coding sequence GTGGAGAACAACAATCAAAAACATAACGCCCATGAGAGCGAACCAACTCGCCTTGATCTGCCGCTCAATGACGAGTCACAGGATCAGCTAACCGAGGTTATTTCGTCTCTCGAGCTAGCCTCCGACCTCTCTCAGTCCTGGGCTGTAGAGCACTCTGCTGCCGCACCGGTCGATGAAAGCGTCGCCGAAGACCTGCGTCAGGTGCGAACTGCAACAGTAGTTGTCAAAGACCTTAGCTTTCCTCTAGAAACGACGGATGCACCCGGTTACCGTACCCAGTTACGTAAAACGGCGACGCAACTCGATGATTATGTTTTGCCCAAACTTGCTTCTGTGGATTCCCCACTGACGGTGGTGATCGGCGGTTCAACGGGCGCGGGTAAATCAACTTTGGTCAACACCCTCATCGGTAAGCCTGTTACCCGCTCGGGGGCTATCCGTCCCACGACGCGTCAGCCAGTTTTATTGCACCGTCCTGAAGATGCGGCGGCTTACGCTCCCGAGCGCATTCTGCCGCATCTGGTGCGCGTCCACGCTGAAAACGGTCGTTTGCCCGGTGCAGACCCGCACACCGGTGTCGATCAGCTCATAATGATGCCCGAAGAAGAGATTCCTGCTGGCATTGCACTCATTGATGCCCCCGATATTGATTCGGTCTCTGAAGATAACCGCCGTTTGGCGAAGCAGCTTCTCTCGGCTGCTGATTTGTGGTTGTTCGTCACCACGGCTAACCGCTATGCGGACGCTGTGCCCTGGGAACTGTTGAATGAGGCGGCAACCCGCGATATTACGGTTGCTGTGGTGCTCAACCGCGTCCCTGAGGGGGGTGAGGACGAAATTGAAGAGGATCTACGGCGCATGCTTGCAGATGCGGGTATTGAGGCTGCTTTCTTGATGACCGTCATTGAGCAAGAGCGCGATGAGCAGGGGCTGATTTCACCCGCCTCTGTTGTTCCTTTGATTTACTGGTTGCGTGAGCTGGGCGCTGATAGCGCTCAACGTTCGCAGATTGCGCGTAAGACCCTTGAAGGTGCCTTGCGCTCGATTGCTGCCCAAACCCGGTCTTTGCAAAAGGGGCAGAGCGCCCAGTATGCAACAGCCCAGCATCTGCGTACTACCGTAGGCCGTGCTTATGAAGATGCGTACGCAAATATTCACGCAGCAACCCAAGATGGTTCTCTGCTGCGGGGTGAGGTGCTCTCACGCTGGCAAGATTTTGTGGGAACGGGCGAGTTTTTCCGGTCATTGGAGACCAGCATTGGTCGTTTGCGCGACCGCATCGCAGGTTTCTTCAACGGTCAGCCTACCCAGGCTGCCCCGGTTGAAGAGGCTCTTGAAGTTGGGCTGCACGCCATTATTCTTGAGGAGGCAGCCAAAGCTGCTGAAACTTCTCAGCGTCGGTGGCTTGATGAACCCGCCGGACGCGCCCTGTTAGCAGGAGATGACCTCGGTCAGTTGCACGAGGGATTCTCCGGTGAGGTTGCCGAGAGTATTCGCGCTTGGCAGCAGGACATCATGGATCTGATTCAGCGTGAAGGCGCTGACAAACGCCAGAAGGCGCGTTTCATGTCTTTGGGTCTGAACGCAACCGCTGTGGTTCTTATGGTAGCGGTGTTCTCGATGACAGGTGGCTTGACCGGTCTTGAAGTGGGCATCGCAGGTGGCTCGGGTGTTGTCGGGCAGAAACTACTGGAAGCTATTTTCGGTGAGGACGCAGTACGCCGTATGACCAAGGCAGCGCGTGAGAGTCTTGAGGCACGCATCCGCGAGGTGCTTTCTACTCACCAACAGCGTTTTGATGCGCGTCTTGATGCCGTAGACTTGGGCCCCGAACCTGCTGTAGTAGAGCAGGCTGCCGGTAGCCTTGAAATTGTCAGTGACTCGATGACCGCAGGAGGCACCCGTGGCTAA
- a CDS encoding dynamin family protein, whose translation MAKVETESKMTALSRSVEQVQVAWELGQGRVDPTVLVDVERVLERTASRRELSAEHTVIGFFGATGSGKSTLFNAVVGKELARSAARRPTTSTAQAAVWGEAGSQELLDWLQVKNATVMDSSGDDAAQALNSAQVPVTTGFWNRVKTSVGRGSTETAQGGLILLDLPDFDSVEASNRTLVERMVSMVDVLVWVVDPQKYADAVIHDDFIAPLAEHGGVMLAVLNQADRLDEAEIPHVLDSLKLLLAQDGLTGNLLAPPLAVSAMTGYNIAKLRETLGRVAVEKSAAVARIGADVETARASLAAHDGGGIPGGITGTSTRTLENKLYEASGAPQVVKAAGDAYKLHAAQSTGWIPTRWLLKMRKDPLKRLHLHEDHSGEPLSKSSLPPLNPSQKAAMSSALRSFATSSAQGTGEPWSHSIRDAARSREAELPNALERSIARTNYRATKKQWWWQLFNVIQWLGIAAALVGLLWLTGIFAAQYFQIQLPPPPYVEGFPFPLPTLLVMTGLLLGIVIAALGRVCAAIGHKIYARKIERQIFSHVSDTTRDYVVEPVRKELERREAYVDALYNARLSN comes from the coding sequence GTGGCTAAGGTTGAAACGGAATCAAAGATGACTGCGCTCTCGCGCTCAGTGGAGCAGGTTCAGGTTGCCTGGGAGCTGGGTCAAGGACGAGTTGACCCTACCGTGCTGGTTGATGTTGAGCGGGTGCTGGAGCGTACTGCTTCGCGCCGTGAGCTGTCAGCTGAACACACTGTGATTGGCTTTTTCGGTGCAACGGGGTCGGGTAAATCTACCCTCTTTAACGCTGTTGTGGGCAAAGAACTCGCCCGCTCTGCCGCTCGCCGGCCCACCACGTCCACCGCCCAAGCCGCTGTCTGGGGCGAGGCAGGCAGCCAGGAGTTACTGGACTGGTTGCAGGTTAAGAACGCAACCGTGATGGACAGTAGTGGGGACGATGCCGCTCAAGCTCTCAACAGTGCGCAGGTACCGGTCACCACTGGCTTCTGGAACAGGGTGAAAACTTCGGTTGGTCGTGGTTCCACTGAAACTGCTCAGGGCGGTCTGATTCTGTTAGATCTGCCCGACTTCGACTCGGTAGAGGCGTCTAATCGCACTCTCGTTGAGCGTATGGTCTCTATGGTTGATGTGTTGGTGTGGGTGGTTGATCCCCAGAAATACGCCGACGCTGTTATTCACGATGACTTCATTGCACCGCTGGCTGAGCACGGCGGCGTCATGTTGGCGGTGCTCAACCAGGCAGATCGACTGGATGAAGCAGAGATTCCTCATGTGCTGGACTCGTTGAAGCTTTTACTCGCACAAGACGGTCTCACCGGTAATTTGCTGGCACCTCCGCTGGCGGTCTCGGCAATGACCGGGTACAACATCGCTAAGTTGCGGGAAACTCTTGGACGCGTGGCGGTTGAAAAATCCGCCGCGGTGGCACGTATCGGTGCTGATGTTGAGACCGCCCGTGCGTCCTTAGCAGCTCACGATGGTGGGGGAATTCCAGGTGGTATTACCGGCACCAGTACCCGAACTCTTGAGAACAAACTCTATGAAGCATCGGGAGCGCCCCAGGTGGTCAAAGCAGCCGGAGACGCCTACAAACTGCATGCGGCGCAAAGTACGGGGTGGATTCCTACCCGCTGGTTACTTAAGATGCGTAAAGATCCGCTCAAACGCTTGCACCTTCACGAAGATCACTCGGGTGAACCCCTCTCGAAATCCTCCCTGCCTCCCCTGAATCCCTCGCAGAAAGCGGCGATGAGCTCGGCGCTACGCAGTTTTGCAACCTCTAGTGCCCAGGGAACGGGAGAGCCGTGGAGTCACAGTATTCGCGATGCTGCCCGCAGCCGCGAAGCTGAGCTACCCAATGCCTTAGAACGTTCGATTGCTCGCACCAACTACCGCGCCACCAAGAAGCAGTGGTGGTGGCAGCTCTTCAACGTTATTCAGTGGTTGGGTATTGCCGCGGCTTTGGTGGGCTTACTCTGGCTCACCGGTATCTTCGCTGCCCAGTACTTCCAGATTCAACTGCCGCCCCCGCCGTATGTGGAAGGATTCCCCTTCCCGTTGCCGACGCTACTGGTGATGACCGGTTTGCTGCTAGGCATTGTTATTGCGGCATTGGGTAGAGTGTGCGCAGCAATTGGGCACAAAATCTATGCTCGTAAGATTGAACGGCAAATTTTTAGCCACGTGAGCGACACTACTCGTGACTACGTGGTAGAGCCGGTTCGCAAGGAACTGGAGCGGCGCGAAGCCTATGTAGATGCCCTCTACAACGCTCGCCTGAGCAACTAA
- a CDS encoding IclR family transcriptional regulator has translation MRSSGVGVLDKAAYILDCLEAGPATLSQLVKATGLARPTAHRLAVALAHHRFVARDIQGRFTLGPRMSELASAAGEDRLIAAAGPILNNLRNVTGESSQVFRRQGDWRVCVASAERPIGLRDTIPVGTQLSMKAGSAAQILVAWEDHSRLVEGLRNARFSATMLAAVRRRGWAQSIGERERGTASVSAPVRNPSGKVVAAISISGPMERLTRQPGRLHAEVVCEAATQLTEALRN, from the coding sequence ATGCGCTCTTCGGGCGTCGGTGTTCTAGACAAAGCTGCTTATATTTTGGATTGTCTTGAAGCTGGCCCTGCTACTCTCTCTCAGCTCGTGAAGGCAACCGGGTTAGCGCGTCCTACCGCCCACCGACTCGCGGTTGCTTTAGCCCACCACCGTTTTGTAGCGCGCGATATTCAAGGACGTTTTACTTTGGGTCCGCGTATGAGTGAGCTTGCTTCGGCAGCAGGTGAAGATCGTCTGATTGCTGCAGCCGGTCCTATTCTCAATAACCTGCGTAACGTGACCGGTGAGAGTTCCCAGGTTTTCAGGCGCCAGGGTGATTGGCGTGTGTGCGTGGCTTCAGCCGAGCGTCCGATTGGTCTGCGCGATACCATTCCGGTAGGTACTCAGCTGTCGATGAAGGCTGGTTCAGCGGCTCAGATTTTGGTGGCGTGGGAAGATCACTCTCGTTTGGTAGAGGGTCTACGCAATGCGCGCTTCTCAGCGACCATGCTGGCTGCTGTGCGCCGTCGTGGATGGGCGCAGTCTATTGGCGAGCGCGAACGCGGTACAGCCTCGGTGTCAGCGCCCGTACGAAATCCTTCGGGTAAGGTCGTCGCCGCTATTTCTATCTCGGGGCCGATGGAGCGTCTCACCCGCCAGCCCGGACGTTTGCACGCTGAGGTGGTCTGCGAGGCAGCTACTCAGCTGACCGAGGCACTGCGCAACTAA
- the leuC gene encoding 3-isopropylmalate dehydratase large subunit, whose amino-acid sequence MAGGTTTAPRTLAEKVWDAHTVVRGENGKPDLLYIDLHLIHEVTSPQAFEGLRLENRPLRRLDLTIATEDHNTPTENIFSTIADITSRTQIETLRNNAEEFGVRIHSLGDAEQGIVHVVGPQLGLTMPGMTVVCGDSHTSTHGAFGALAFGIGTSEVEHVMATQTLPLAPFKTMAINVEGTLKPGVTAKDIILAVIAKIGTGGGQGYVLEYRGSAIESLSMEGRMTMCNMSIEAGARAGMVAPDETTFNYVKGRPHAPTGETWNQAVDYWESLKTDEGATYDAEVFINADELEPFVTWGTNPGQGVPLSQAVPFPEEFEDENEQKAAARALEYMDLKAGTPLKEVPVDVVFLGSCTNSRLEDLRAAAEIVKGQKLAENVRMMVVPGSAKVRAAAEAEGIDQIFRDFGADWRFAGCSMCLGMNPDQLAPGERCASTSNRNFEGRQGKGGRTHLVSPLVAAATAIRGTLSSPADL is encoded by the coding sequence ATGGCAGGTGGCACCACAACAGCACCTCGCACCCTGGCTGAAAAAGTCTGGGACGCACATACCGTCGTCCGAGGAGAAAACGGAAAACCCGACCTCCTCTACATCGACCTGCACCTCATCCACGAAGTCACCTCGCCCCAGGCATTCGAGGGTCTGCGCCTAGAAAACCGCCCCCTTCGCCGTCTCGATTTAACGATCGCCACCGAAGATCACAACACTCCCACCGAGAATATCTTCTCGACCATCGCAGATATCACCTCGCGCACCCAGATTGAAACCCTGCGCAACAATGCAGAAGAGTTCGGCGTCCGCATCCACTCCCTGGGAGATGCTGAACAGGGCATTGTGCATGTGGTGGGCCCCCAGCTGGGTCTGACGATGCCCGGCATGACCGTAGTATGCGGTGACTCCCACACCTCAACCCACGGTGCCTTTGGTGCGCTCGCTTTCGGCATTGGCACCTCAGAGGTGGAGCACGTCATGGCAACCCAGACCCTTCCTCTTGCTCCTTTCAAGACCATGGCTATCAACGTTGAGGGCACCCTTAAGCCCGGCGTTACCGCTAAAGACATTATTCTTGCGGTTATTGCCAAGATCGGTACCGGTGGCGGTCAAGGCTACGTGCTGGAATACCGCGGTTCAGCTATTGAATCCCTCTCGATGGAGGGACGCATGACCATGTGCAACATGTCGATTGAGGCTGGTGCTCGCGCCGGAATGGTGGCACCCGATGAGACTACCTTCAACTATGTCAAGGGTCGCCCGCATGCACCCACCGGTGAAACCTGGAACCAGGCTGTTGACTACTGGGAGTCCCTGAAAACTGATGAAGGTGCCACCTACGATGCAGAAGTTTTCATCAACGCCGATGAACTAGAGCCTTTCGTCACCTGGGGCACCAACCCCGGTCAGGGTGTGCCTCTCTCACAGGCGGTGCCTTTCCCCGAAGAGTTTGAGGATGAGAACGAGCAGAAAGCTGCCGCCCGTGCCCTTGAATATATGGACCTCAAAGCGGGCACCCCTTTGAAAGAGGTTCCCGTTGATGTGGTCTTCTTAGGGTCCTGTACTAACTCGCGTCTTGAAGACCTCCGCGCCGCAGCTGAGATTGTCAAGGGACAGAAGCTGGCTGAGAATGTTCGTATGATGGTGGTGCCTGGCTCCGCTAAGGTGCGTGCTGCCGCAGAAGCAGAGGGAATCGACCAAATCTTTAGGGACTTCGGTGCAGACTGGCGCTTTGCCGGTTGCTCCATGTGTCTGGGGATGAACCCCGACCAGCTGGCACCGGGGGAGCGTTGCGCGTCCACCTCGAACCGCAATTTTGAAGGCCGCCAGGGCAAGGGCGGACGCACCCACCTGGTCTCCCCGTTGGTAGCAGCAGCAACCGCTATTCGCGGCACGCTCTCATCACCTGCAGATTTATAA
- the leuD gene encoding 3-isopropylmalate dehydratase small subunit codes for MEPIIKHTGIGVPLRQSNVDTDQIIPAVYLKRVTKTGFDDALFAGWRKDENFILNQEPYKRGSVLVAGPDFGTGSSREHAVWALKDYGFKVVISARFADIFRGNSGKQGLVAAQVAQDDIELIWKQIENEPGTEITVDLESKTVQCGALTVPFQIDDYVRWRLMEGLDDIGLTLHHEDAIIEFEANRPAWLPRTLSAQS; via the coding sequence ATGGAACCGATTATTAAGCACACCGGTATTGGCGTTCCGCTACGCCAATCAAATGTTGATACCGACCAGATTATTCCCGCGGTGTATCTCAAGCGCGTTACTAAAACTGGTTTTGACGATGCCCTCTTTGCTGGGTGGCGTAAAGATGAGAATTTTATTCTCAATCAGGAGCCGTACAAACGCGGTTCAGTGCTGGTAGCAGGCCCTGATTTTGGTACAGGTTCATCGCGTGAGCACGCTGTCTGGGCGCTGAAAGATTACGGTTTCAAGGTTGTCATCTCAGCCCGTTTTGCAGATATCTTCCGCGGTAATTCCGGCAAACAGGGTTTGGTTGCAGCTCAGGTAGCTCAGGATGATATTGAGTTGATCTGGAAGCAGATTGAGAACGAACCCGGCACCGAGATTACTGTCGACTTGGAATCAAAGACCGTACAGTGCGGTGCCCTGACCGTACCTTTCCAGATTGATGATTACGTGCGCTGGCGTCTCATGGAAGGTCTCGATGATATTGGATTGACTCTGCACCATGAGGACGCGATTATCGAGTTTGAAGCGAATCGTCCGGCGTGGTTGCCGCGTACTTTGTCTGCACAGTCCTAA
- the murA gene encoding UDP-N-acetylglucosamine 1-carboxyvinyltransferase: MTSALRIEGGTPLTGEVNVRGAKNLVPKAMVAALLGSTPSVLRNVPEIKDVQVVTSLVELHGVAVTLDKSTGDLTMDPSNVSVAQHADIDAHAGDSRIPILLCGPLLHTIGEAFIPDLGGCRIGDRPINYHLRVLEEFGAQVEKLPTGISMKAPAGGLKGASITLPFPSVGATEQVLLAATMAEGKTELKNAAIEPEIMDLIAVLQKMGAIITVETDRQIIIEGVAELKGYNHVALPDRNESASWASAALATGGDIFVRNASQKDMSTFINVFRKLGGGLDIREDGIRFYHPGGDLNPLFVETNVHPGFMTDWQQPLVVAMTQAQGVSVVHETVYENRFGFTDALVRMGATVQLHKDCLGPTPCRFGHKNFKHSAIITGKSQLHGADIHVPDLRGGFSHVIAALAAEGTSNVTGIQVISRGYEHFVDKLTDLGASFEVVG; this comes from the coding sequence ATGACCAGCGCACTTCGTATCGAAGGTGGTACTCCGCTGACCGGTGAGGTCAATGTTCGAGGAGCCAAAAACCTGGTTCCCAAGGCGATGGTTGCCGCTCTGCTCGGCTCTACCCCCTCAGTATTGCGCAACGTACCTGAGATTAAAGATGTTCAGGTTGTCACCTCACTGGTTGAACTTCACGGTGTCGCTGTGACTCTCGATAAGAGCACCGGGGATCTCACCATGGATCCCTCCAATGTGTCGGTAGCTCAGCACGCTGATATCGATGCTCACGCTGGTGATTCACGCATCCCGATTTTGCTTTGTGGTCCGCTCTTGCACACCATCGGTGAGGCGTTTATTCCTGATCTCGGTGGTTGCCGTATTGGTGATCGACCCATTAACTACCACCTGCGCGTTTTGGAAGAATTTGGTGCGCAGGTTGAGAAACTACCCACCGGTATCTCTATGAAAGCACCTGCTGGTGGTCTTAAGGGCGCTTCTATTACTCTGCCGTTCCCCTCTGTGGGTGCTACCGAGCAGGTTCTGCTGGCAGCCACCATGGCAGAAGGCAAGACTGAGCTGAAGAACGCGGCTATTGAACCTGAGATCATGGATCTCATTGCTGTTCTGCAGAAGATGGGTGCCATCATCACTGTTGAGACTGACCGTCAGATTATTATTGAGGGCGTTGCAGAACTCAAGGGCTACAACCATGTTGCACTGCCTGACCGCAACGAGTCAGCATCATGGGCATCAGCAGCTCTTGCTACCGGTGGCGATATCTTTGTACGCAATGCGTCGCAGAAAGATATGAGCACCTTCATTAACGTTTTCCGCAAGCTCGGTGGCGGTTTGGATATTCGTGAAGACGGTATTCGTTTTTACCACCCCGGCGGCGATTTGAATCCCCTCTTTGTTGAGACCAATGTACACCCCGGTTTCATGACCGATTGGCAACAGCCCCTAGTGGTTGCGATGACCCAAGCGCAGGGTGTCTCTGTGGTTCACGAAACCGTGTACGAGAACCGTTTTGGTTTTACGGACGCGCTGGTTCGCATGGGCGCAACGGTACAGCTGCATAAAGACTGCTTGGGCCCGACTCCCTGCCGTTTTGGCCACAAGAACTTTAAACACTCCGCAATCATTACCGGTAAATCACAGCTGCACGGCGCTGACATTCACGTGCCGGATTTGCGCGGTGGCTTCTCGCACGTCATTGCAGCCTTGGCAGCTGAAGGCACCTCCAATGTCACTGGCATACAGGTTATTTCACGCGGTTACGAGCACTTCGTCGACAAGCTCACTGATCTCGGTGCGAGCTTCGAGGTTGTAGGCTAA
- a CDS encoding 1-acyl-sn-glycerol-3-phosphate acyltransferase, which yields MASSSKKRQLPELKPTKWGDIVYKVAGNIVRPLYNLVIDIEFRGQNKLPRGGFIVVANHTSMVDPITVAYPMFIKGALPRFLAKESLFHAPALGWLMRTIAHVPVSRGSVDARKSLETAQNIVDAGGSIIIYPEGTLTTDPDGWPMSGRTGAARLALATGAPVVPIAHWGDHEFLPYSGKPVFGKRHRAVVSIGDPLDFSDLVDKNGSSKPTRAQLMEVTDRMMDSVTELLADIRGEEAPTGRWNPSTGVREPRIEGGR from the coding sequence ATGGCTTCATCATCAAAAAAGAGGCAGCTACCCGAACTCAAACCCACCAAGTGGGGAGATATCGTTTACAAGGTTGCGGGCAACATCGTTCGACCACTTTACAACCTGGTGATTGATATTGAGTTCCGCGGACAGAACAAACTACCGCGAGGCGGGTTTATTGTTGTTGCTAACCACACCAGCATGGTAGATCCGATTACCGTAGCCTACCCCATGTTCATCAAGGGTGCGTTGCCTCGTTTTTTGGCGAAAGAATCCCTGTTCCATGCCCCTGCTTTGGGCTGGTTGATGCGTACTATCGCGCACGTTCCGGTGTCACGCGGGTCAGTGGACGCACGTAAATCCTTAGAAACAGCACAAAACATTGTTGATGCTGGCGGTTCGATTATTATCTACCCTGAGGGTACTCTGACAACAGATCCTGACGGATGGCCGATGAGCGGACGCACCGGTGCGGCACGCCTCGCCCTGGCAACCGGTGCGCCGGTGGTGCCTATTGCTCACTGGGGTGACCACGAATTCTTGCCCTATAGCGGTAAGCCCGTATTCGGTAAGCGCCACCGCGCAGTGGTCTCTATCGGCGACCCTCTGGATTTTTCTGACCTTGTAGATAAGAACGGATCGTCTAAGCCAACCCGCGCCCAGCTCATGGAGGTCACCGACCGCATGATGGATTCAGTGACCGAGCTGCTGGCTGATATTCGTGGCGAGGAAGCACCGACCGGACGCTGGAACCCCAGCACCGGCGTCCGCGAACCCCGTATAGAAGGCGGTCGCTAA
- a CDS encoding NAD(P)H-dependent glycerol-3-phosphate dehydrogenase yields MTALSTEKVAVMGAGSWGTAFAKIVADTAAQTQQNLTVSLWGRNVEAMASMSASGINERYFPEVQLPAGIEYTSDTAAALKGAGIVVLAVPAQSLRENLKNWGTQIEPGAVLVSLAKGLEGGTGYRMSEVITEVLTELGNQNVVQRVTVLSGPNLAREIVQEEPTASVIAAPDEPTAARVATVCANGYFRPYTNTDIVGVEIGGLVKNVIALCVGMCEGKNYGDNSKASVMTRGLAETTRLALALGGKLETMSGLAGMGDLIATCSSPLSRNHTAGKLLAQGIDPDQLGTVMTQTAESVKTAPVVAQLAHRLGIEMPITEAVVAVLSHKITVDELAPALLGRTLKSEANH; encoded by the coding sequence GTGACGGCACTATCTACTGAAAAAGTAGCTGTCATGGGCGCAGGCTCGTGGGGCACTGCCTTTGCCAAAATTGTTGCTGACACGGCAGCCCAAACCCAGCAAAATCTCACCGTGAGCCTGTGGGGACGCAACGTTGAGGCAATGGCGTCCATGAGCGCTAGCGGTATCAACGAGCGGTATTTTCCTGAGGTTCAGTTGCCTGCGGGCATCGAGTACACCTCTGACACGGCAGCTGCCCTGAAAGGTGCAGGTATTGTGGTGTTGGCGGTGCCAGCGCAATCTTTGCGCGAGAACCTGAAGAACTGGGGCACCCAGATTGAACCCGGTGCCGTGCTGGTGTCACTGGCAAAGGGTCTAGAAGGCGGCACCGGCTACCGTATGTCCGAGGTCATCACCGAAGTTCTCACCGAGCTCGGCAACCAGAATGTAGTTCAGCGCGTCACGGTGCTGTCAGGGCCCAATCTTGCCCGCGAAATTGTGCAGGAAGAACCCACCGCGTCCGTAATAGCTGCCCCCGACGAACCCACAGCAGCACGCGTTGCTACAGTGTGCGCTAACGGTTATTTTCGTCCCTATACCAACACTGATATTGTGGGCGTTGAAATTGGCGGCTTGGTTAAAAACGTTATCGCACTGTGCGTTGGCATGTGCGAGGGCAAAAACTACGGGGACAACTCTAAAGCCTCCGTCATGACCCGCGGACTCGCCGAAACCACGCGCCTAGCGTTGGCTCTTGGTGGCAAACTAGAAACTATGAGTGGCCTGGCGGGTATGGGCGATCTCATCGCAACCTGCTCGTCCCCACTCTCACGTAACCACACCGCCGGCAAACTACTGGCACAGGGAATAGACCCCGACCAACTGGGTACCGTCATGACCCAAACCGCTGAGTCCGTGAAAACAGCCCCCGTGGTTGCCCAACTCGCCCATCGACTGGGCATCGAAATGCCCATTACTGAGGCGGTAGTTGCCGTGTTATCGCACAAAATTACTGTGGATGAACTCGCCCCCGCGCTACTGGGGCGCACCCTCAAGTCTGAGGCGAACCACTAA
- a CDS encoding D-alanine--D-alanine ligase family protein, producing MTSATKPTVALLCGGRSSEHSISLITACGVLGAIDTEKYNVLPIGITRDGKWYLTTEEQLRELTRRDALASFPEGGQQVFLPLGAGDSRLRVINEDGSLNHSESVDVVFPLLHGPFGEDGTLQGLLEMADLKYVGCGVTSSAVAMDKHFMKVAFEAAGLQVGPYEVITKRQWLQNPEAARTRIESLGFPVFVKPARAGSSFGITKVDSVAELDAAIEEAHKFDPKLVVEAGIVGREVECAVLDSLNGAQPRASYPGEIVVTDEEHGFYDFDAKYVSKTSATTQCPADLPIEVSERLRELAVAAFLSVDGEGLCRADFFYTQDGKLIINEVNTLPGFTPISMYKTMWENSGINYSDLIDELIELALARPLGLR from the coding sequence ATGACCAGTGCAACCAAGCCAACCGTAGCCCTGCTGTGCGGTGGTCGTTCATCAGAGCACTCCATCTCACTCATCACCGCCTGCGGTGTACTGGGAGCCATCGACACCGAAAAATACAACGTTCTACCGATCGGTATCACCCGCGACGGTAAGTGGTATCTCACCACCGAAGAGCAGCTACGCGAACTCACTCGTCGGGATGCGCTTGCTAGTTTCCCGGAAGGCGGTCAGCAGGTTTTCTTGCCGCTGGGAGCAGGGGATTCCCGCCTGCGCGTCATTAATGAGGACGGTTCGCTGAATCATTCAGAGTCAGTAGACGTGGTTTTTCCGCTGCTACACGGTCCCTTCGGCGAAGATGGCACCCTGCAGGGTCTGCTTGAAATGGCTGACCTGAAATACGTGGGCTGCGGCGTTACCTCGTCAGCTGTTGCGATGGATAAGCATTTCATGAAGGTCGCTTTTGAAGCTGCCGGTTTGCAGGTTGGCCCCTACGAAGTCATCACCAAACGCCAGTGGCTACAGAACCCGGAAGCTGCGCGTACCCGCATTGAGAGTCTTGGCTTTCCTGTTTTCGTCAAACCTGCCCGCGCGGGTTCTTCCTTCGGTATTACCAAAGTGGATTCCGTAGCAGAACTTGATGCCGCCATTGAAGAAGCCCATAAGTTCGACCCCAAGCTCGTTGTTGAAGCCGGTATCGTGGGCCGCGAAGTCGAATGCGCTGTGCTTGATAGCCTCAACGGTGCCCAGCCACGAGCGTCCTACCCAGGCGAAATTGTGGTGACCGATGAAGAACACGGCTTCTACGACTTTGATGCCAAATACGTTTCAAAAACCTCTGCTACCACCCAATGCCCGGCAGATTTGCCGATTGAGGTCTCAGAGCGTTTGCGTGAGCTTGCTGTTGCAGCTTTTCTATCAGTTGATGGTGAGGGGCTATGCCGCGCTGACTTCTTCTACACTCAAGATGGAAAGCTAATCATCAACGAGGTCAATACGCTGCCCGGTTTCACTCCCATTTCGATGTACAAAACCATGTGGGAGAACTCCGGTATTAACTACTCTGATCTTATTGATGAGCTGATTGAATTAGCACTGGCCCGACCGCTGGGTTTGCGCTAA